The following proteins are encoded in a genomic region of Zea mays cultivar B73 chromosome 9, Zm-B73-REFERENCE-NAM-5.0, whole genome shotgun sequence:
- the LOC103638314 gene encoding uncharacterized protein isoform X1, protein MGHNAGRTPFIDISNTSITGDQNGSNSLRPIVDANEHKRQRDKERYATMSIEQKNEKNRKRREARQRNKGLPIKSESSREDINTNQTREAVNVEISRDVHLGSGPIKNTPSAGNSIERKRQRDRERRATMSVEQRNEYNNKRCQMRQRNKGQNVMPAISGDGDKKVNVDPDDDSDWLHRNETFQSNDYVATTDLLPPGSVHESVGTIGESGIGVREYRLERLRLYNQTPKRKEAKIEYMRKHRVLHADTLNVVSIAMEDPTYTPEVVHPATEPSTVTACDWVIPEFVRTPFLPAQTQTEDVGSFDMSTEAIKRKHHVSRGERQAILARRNQQFQASIARNVTTLNGDTISDANNNAQCSVPCQAATLPTNGSEGITEQASGVEHTQEKPRVISNDDDDEVVIFGEDDDNDERYIFDGQYEETDEDIKIDGTQDESTGTDVPDPYDKVYSNLPEETHMLKPVPDCGYCTAKKFEYEPPGFCCRGGKVELAPLDTPPQLRRLWDSADSDAKHFRDNIRFFNGHFSFTSLYCCLDSMTTNVRDSGIYTFRAQGMMYHNIKSFGKEGGSEHKHLELYFYDDDPSLEHRYRKCREEQLQKDKEVIKQIVGILHGNPYSEHLRSLGHVENLDDYHIALNLDQTLNQKTYNTPLTSEVAAVWIEGSER, encoded by the exons ATGGGCCATAATGCTGGTCGCACACcattcatagacatctcaaacacaagcattacag GTGATCAAAATGGATCGAACTCGCTTAGACCAATAGTCGATGCTAATGAACATAAGAGGCAAAGGGATAAGGAAAGATATGCCACAATGTCCATTGAACaaaagaatgagaaaaataggAAGCGACGTGAAGCACGTCAACGAAATAAAGGACTACCCATAAAGTCCGAGTCATCTAGAG AAGACATTAATACGAATCAGACACGTGAGGCGGTCAACGTTGAAATAAGTCGAGATGTGCATCTTGGTTCAG GTCCTATTAAAAACACTCCATCGGCTGGTAATTCTATCGAACGAAAGAGGCAAAGGGATAGAGAAAGGCGTGCAACAATGTCGGTTGAACAAAGGAATGAGTACAATAACAAGCGTTGTCAAATGCGTCAACGAAATAAGGGACAAAATGTGATGCCAGCTATTTCAGGAG ATGGCGACAAAAAAGTAAATGTGGATCCAGATGATGATAGCGACTGGCTGCATCGGAACGAGACATTCCAGTCAAATGACTATGTCGCAACGACAGACCTTCTGCCACCAG GCAGTGTGCATGAATCTGTTGGTACAATTGGGGAATCGGGTATCGGCGTGAGGGAGTATAGGCTTGAACGCCTTAGGTTGTATAATCAGACACCAAAGCGGAAAGAGGCAAAGATAGAGTACATGAGAAAACATAGAGTGCTACATGCTGACACTTTGAATGTTGTGTCCATCGCCATGGAAGACCCAACATATACCCCTGAGGTTGTGCACCCTGCAACGGAACCTTCAACAGTTACCGCCTGTGACTGGGTCATCCCTGAATTCGTTAGGACACCTTTCCTACCAGCTCAAACACAGACCGAGGATGTCGGTTCATTTGATATGTCTACTGAAGCAATAAAACGTAAACATCATGTGTCGCGTGGGGAAAGACAAGCTATCTTAGCCCGTCGAAACCAGCAATTTCAAGCATCCATTGCAAGGAACGTGACTACTTTGAATGGGGATACTATTAGTGACGCCAACAACAATG CACAATGTAGTGTTCCATGCCAAGCTGCTACCTTGCCAACAAATGGAAGTGAAGGCATAACCGAACAAGCAAGTGGGGTGGAGCATACACAAGAGAAGCCAAGGGTCATTTCCAATG atgatgatgatgaggttgtcatattCGGAGAAGATGATGACAACGACGAGAGATACATATTCGATGGCCAAT ATGAGGAGACTGACGAGGACATTAAAATCGATGGTACTCAAGATGAATCTACTGGCACTGATGTGCCTGACCCTTACGACAAGGTATACAGTAACCTCCCTGAAGAAACGCATATGTTGAAGCCAGTTCCTGACTGCGGTTATTGCACTGCGAAGAAGTTTGAGTACGAGCCACCTGGGTTTTGTTGCCGTGGTgggaaggttgagctagcacCACTGGATACCCCTCCCCAGCTCAGGAGGTTGTGGGATAGTGCAGACTCTGATGCTAAGCACTTTCgtgataacattaggttttttaatggccatttctctttcacttcCCTGTACTGTTGCCTCGATAGTATGACAACTAATGTGCGAGATTCTGGTATATACACGTTCCGAGCACAAGGCATGATGTACCACAATATCAAGTCATTCGGTAAGGAAGGTGGGTCGGAGCATAAACATCTAGAGCTTTACTTTTACGATGATGATCCCAGTCTCGAGCATCGGTACCGTAAGTGTCGTGAAGAGCAGCTTCAGAAAGACAAAGAGGTTATTAAACAGATAGTTGGCATACTCCATGGAAACCCGTACTCCGAGCACCTTAGGAGCTTGGGCCATGTTGAGAACCTTGATGACTATCATATCGCATTGAACCTTGACCAGACTTTGAACCAGAAGACATATAACACGCCTCTCACTTCGGAGGTGGCTGCTGTATGGATCGAGGGGAGCGAACGGTGA
- the LOC103638314 gene encoding uncharacterized protein isoform X2: protein MGHNAGRTPFIDISNTSITGDQNGSNSLRPIVDANEHKRQRDKERYATMSIEQKNEKNRKRREARQRNKGLPIKSESSRDINTNQTREAVNVEISRDVHLGSGPIKNTPSAGNSIERKRQRDRERRATMSVEQRNEYNNKRCQMRQRNKGQNVMPAISGDGDKKVNVDPDDDSDWLHRNETFQSNDYVATTDLLPPGSVHESVGTIGESGIGVREYRLERLRLYNQTPKRKEAKIEYMRKHRVLHADTLNVVSIAMEDPTYTPEVVHPATEPSTVTACDWVIPEFVRTPFLPAQTQTEDVGSFDMSTEAIKRKHHVSRGERQAILARRNQQFQASIARNVTTLNGDTISDANNNAQCSVPCQAATLPTNGSEGITEQASGVEHTQEKPRVISNDDDDEVVIFGEDDDNDERYIFDGQYEETDEDIKIDGTQDESTGTDVPDPYDKVYSNLPEETHMLKPVPDCGYCTAKKFEYEPPGFCCRGGKVELAPLDTPPQLRRLWDSADSDAKHFRDNIRFFNGHFSFTSLYCCLDSMTTNVRDSGIYTFRAQGMMYHNIKSFGKEGGSEHKHLELYFYDDDPSLEHRYRKCREEQLQKDKEVIKQIVGILHGNPYSEHLRSLGHVENLDDYHIALNLDQTLNQKTYNTPLTSEVAAVWIEGSER from the exons ATGGGCCATAATGCTGGTCGCACACcattcatagacatctcaaacacaagcattacag GTGATCAAAATGGATCGAACTCGCTTAGACCAATAGTCGATGCTAATGAACATAAGAGGCAAAGGGATAAGGAAAGATATGCCACAATGTCCATTGAACaaaagaatgagaaaaataggAAGCGACGTGAAGCACGTCAACGAAATAAAGGACTACCCATAAAGTCCGAGTCATCTAGAG ACATTAATACGAATCAGACACGTGAGGCGGTCAACGTTGAAATAAGTCGAGATGTGCATCTTGGTTCAG GTCCTATTAAAAACACTCCATCGGCTGGTAATTCTATCGAACGAAAGAGGCAAAGGGATAGAGAAAGGCGTGCAACAATGTCGGTTGAACAAAGGAATGAGTACAATAACAAGCGTTGTCAAATGCGTCAACGAAATAAGGGACAAAATGTGATGCCAGCTATTTCAGGAG ATGGCGACAAAAAAGTAAATGTGGATCCAGATGATGATAGCGACTGGCTGCATCGGAACGAGACATTCCAGTCAAATGACTATGTCGCAACGACAGACCTTCTGCCACCAG GCAGTGTGCATGAATCTGTTGGTACAATTGGGGAATCGGGTATCGGCGTGAGGGAGTATAGGCTTGAACGCCTTAGGTTGTATAATCAGACACCAAAGCGGAAAGAGGCAAAGATAGAGTACATGAGAAAACATAGAGTGCTACATGCTGACACTTTGAATGTTGTGTCCATCGCCATGGAAGACCCAACATATACCCCTGAGGTTGTGCACCCTGCAACGGAACCTTCAACAGTTACCGCCTGTGACTGGGTCATCCCTGAATTCGTTAGGACACCTTTCCTACCAGCTCAAACACAGACCGAGGATGTCGGTTCATTTGATATGTCTACTGAAGCAATAAAACGTAAACATCATGTGTCGCGTGGGGAAAGACAAGCTATCTTAGCCCGTCGAAACCAGCAATTTCAAGCATCCATTGCAAGGAACGTGACTACTTTGAATGGGGATACTATTAGTGACGCCAACAACAATG CACAATGTAGTGTTCCATGCCAAGCTGCTACCTTGCCAACAAATGGAAGTGAAGGCATAACCGAACAAGCAAGTGGGGTGGAGCATACACAAGAGAAGCCAAGGGTCATTTCCAATG atgatgatgatgaggttgtcatattCGGAGAAGATGATGACAACGACGAGAGATACATATTCGATGGCCAAT ATGAGGAGACTGACGAGGACATTAAAATCGATGGTACTCAAGATGAATCTACTGGCACTGATGTGCCTGACCCTTACGACAAGGTATACAGTAACCTCCCTGAAGAAACGCATATGTTGAAGCCAGTTCCTGACTGCGGTTATTGCACTGCGAAGAAGTTTGAGTACGAGCCACCTGGGTTTTGTTGCCGTGGTgggaaggttgagctagcacCACTGGATACCCCTCCCCAGCTCAGGAGGTTGTGGGATAGTGCAGACTCTGATGCTAAGCACTTTCgtgataacattaggttttttaatggccatttctctttcacttcCCTGTACTGTTGCCTCGATAGTATGACAACTAATGTGCGAGATTCTGGTATATACACGTTCCGAGCACAAGGCATGATGTACCACAATATCAAGTCATTCGGTAAGGAAGGTGGGTCGGAGCATAAACATCTAGAGCTTTACTTTTACGATGATGATCCCAGTCTCGAGCATCGGTACCGTAAGTGTCGTGAAGAGCAGCTTCAGAAAGACAAAGAGGTTATTAAACAGATAGTTGGCATACTCCATGGAAACCCGTACTCCGAGCACCTTAGGAGCTTGGGCCATGTTGAGAACCTTGATGACTATCATATCGCATTGAACCTTGACCAGACTTTGAACCAGAAGACATATAACACGCCTCTCACTTCGGAGGTGGCTGCTGTATGGATCGAGGGGAGCGAACGGTGA